In the Periophthalmus magnuspinnatus isolate fPerMag1 chromosome 4, fPerMag1.2.pri, whole genome shotgun sequence genome, one interval contains:
- the LOC129456215 gene encoding hydroxylysine kinase-like, which produces MLENCSKPNFSPAQASDILMRLYDLTTSQIHPLPSYDDQNFYVSSTNGNEYVLKISNSEDSKNPTVIEVQTFAMSFLHENGIPTQKGIFTVTGQLMSIHELDCGFGLQKYLVRLLSYLPGKIISKVPLTPQLLYETGKMAAKIDKVLQKMEHPSISVLDRDNFNWKLSNLPALEKSLFVLDGERLQEVVKSVIGLFKSFVAPKYPYFRKCINHGDFNDFNVLVQPDNNGIYKICGIIDFGDMNSGFYIHELATAIMHMMVIHPNPIEVGGAVLAGWESELPLNNSERDSLYVLVLSRFCQTVCYVRQSLLTQPENEYLIMWSKRVEHILWDFWKLNKEHVEITWFHDAHLQQQDPL; this is translated from the exons ATGTTGGAAAATTGTTCAAAGCCCAACTTCAGTCCGGCCCAGGCCTCTGACATACTGATGAGGCTGTATGACCTCACGACCTCTCAGATCCACCCCCTGCCCAGTTATGATGATCAGAACTTCTACGTCTCATCCACAAACGGAAATGAGTACGTTCTCAAAATATCAAACTCCGAAGACAGCAAAAATCCCACTGTTATTGAAGTCCAGACCTTTGCCATGTCCTTCCTGCACGAGAATGGGATTCCAACTCAAAAGGGGATATTTACCGTAACAGGACAACTCATGAGTATACACGAACTCG aTTGTGGTTTTGGTCTGCAGAAATACCTTGTACGACTGTTGAGTTATTTACCTGGAAAAATCATATCCAAGGTTCCTCTTACGCCACAGTTATTGTATGAAACTGGTAAGATGGCTGCTAAAATCGACAAAGTTTTACAAAAG atgGAACACCCCAGTATCAGTGTACTTGACAGAGATAACTTTAATTGGAAATTGTCAAACCTTCCTGCATTAGAAAAGTCCTTGTTTGTATTAGATGGAGAGCGCCTTCAAGAAGTGGTGAAGTCTGTGATTGGGCTGTTCAAGTCATTTGTGGCCCCTAAATACCCCTACTTCAGAAAAT GCATAAATCATGGAGACTTCAATGACTTCAATGTGCTTGTCCAACCCGATAACAATGGCATCTACAAGATTTGTGGCATCATCGACTTTGGAGACATGAATAGTGGATTTTACATTCATGAGCTGGCTACTGCGATCATGCACATGATGGTAATACATCCAAACCCCATAGAAGTAGGAGGAGCAGTGCTGGCTGGATGGGAGAGTGAACTTCCCCTTAATAATTCTGAGAGAGACAGTCTGTATGTACTGGTTCTATCCCGCTTCTGTCAGACTGTGTGTTACGTTCGACAGTCTCTTCTCACGCAGCCAGAGAATGAGTATCTAATAATGTGGTCCAAAAGGGTGGAGCATATACTCTGGGACTTCTGGAAGCTGAACAAAGAGCATGTGGAGATAACATGGTTTCATGATGCTCACCTGCAACAACAGGACCCATTGTGA